In Xyrauchen texanus isolate HMW12.3.18 chromosome 35, RBS_HiC_50CHRs, whole genome shotgun sequence, one DNA window encodes the following:
- the LOC127628440 gene encoding serine/arginine-rich splicing factor 6-like: MPRVYIGRLSYHVREKDIQRFFSGYGKLLEVDLKNGYGFVEFEDTRDADDAVYELNGKELCGERVMVEHARGPRRDRDSYDRGGYYGGGGGGGGGRSGYSSRSRTGRDKYGPPVRTEHRLIVENLSSRCSWQDLKDFMRQAGEVTYADAHKERANEGVIEFRSYSDMRRALEKLDGTDINGRKIRLVEDKPRRRRSYSGSRSRSRSRRRSRSRSHHSSRSRSNSRSRSRSHSRRHRSRSRSGRKSHSKSPSSKSRSRNRKSHSRSRTNKSRSRSASHKSRSQSDDRKSRSKSTSKVKSDRGRSKEKSVSKKSSSRSASPMENGDRVRAKSASRSPTPKADKSYSKSPDRHSLSRSKSGSRSKSHSRSRSASQD; this comes from the exons GTATGGATTTGTCGAGTTTGAAGACACGCGTGATGCTGATGATGCGGTCTATGAActgaatggaaaagagctgtgtggAGAGCGAGTCATGGTCGAGCATGCCAGGGGCCCTCGCCGAGACCGTGACAGCTATGACCGAGGGGGTTATTATGGAGGCGGAGGTGGTGGCGGCGGTGGGCGCA GTGGTTACAGCAGCAGAAGTCGCACTGGTAGAGACAAGTACGGCCCACCTGTTCGAACGGAGCACCGGCTCATTGTGGAGAATCTGTCTAGCCGCTGCAGCTGGCAGGACCTTAAG GATTTCATGCGACAGGCAGGTGAGGTGACCTATGCGGATGCCCATAAGGAGCGTGCCAACGAGGGGGTCATCGAGTTCCGTTCATACTCTGATATGCGGAGAGCTCTGGAAAAACTGGATGGAACGGATATCAATGGCAGGAAGATTCGCCTCGTTGAAGACAAGCCACGGCGTCGGCGTTCCTACTCTGGGAGCCGCTCTCG gTCTCGTAGCCGACGTCGCTCTCGTAGCAGGAGCCATCATAGCAGCCGTTCCCGGAGCAACTCAAGATCTCGCTCAAG GTCTCATTCTCGCCGACACCGCTCCCGGTCCAGGTCGGGACGCAAGTCTCATTCAAAGTCCCCATCAAGCAAGTCTCGCTCACGCAATCGTAAATCCCACTCTCGTTCTCGCACAAACAAATCTCGTAGCCGATCGGCTAGCCACAAATCTCGCTCTCAATCGGATGATCGCAAGTCTCGCTCTAAGAGTACTTCTAAGGTAAAGTCGGATCGTGGACGCTCCAAGGAGAAGTCGGTCAGTAAGAAATCCAGTAGTAGGTCTGCTTCACCAATGGAGAACGGTGACAGGGTACGTGCTAAATCGGCATCCCGCTCTCCTACTCCTAAGGCAGATAAGAGCTATTCCAAGTCCCCAGACCGGCATTCACTCTCTCGCTCGAAGTCTGGCTCTCGCTCTAAATCCCACTCCCGTTCCAGATCTGCTTCCCAAGACTAG